In the genome of Sphingomonas sp. LR60, the window CGGAGGAGACGCCCGCCAGCGCCTCAGGCTGGACGATGAGCGGTGCCGGCGAAGGGGCGGGGCGGTCGTGCCAGACCGCGTCGATCGGATTGGCGTCGACCGCGACCAGCGTCACGTCCCGGGTTTCGAGCGCGCCGCGCCATTCGTCGATCGCGCCGCGCGGGTGGAGCCATGGGTCGTAGCCGATCCGCGCGCCGGCGGGGGCGTGGTCGGCGAGCCAGCCGGCGATGCTTTCCTCGGGGACGCCGACATACGCCCAGTCGGCGGGGTCGACCTGTTCGCGGACCTGGATCGTGTAGCGCCCGTCGGTGAAGATCGCGGCGCGATCCGCCAGCACCACCGCGCTGCCCGCCGAGCCGCCGAAGCCGGTCAGCCATGCGAGGCGCTGCGCATAGCTGCCGACATATTCGCTCATATGCTCGTCGGTCAGCGGGACGATGAAGCCGTCGAGGGCAGCGGCGGAAAGCTGCGCGCGGAGCGCGGCGAGGCGGTCGGTGTGGGACGTCATGCGGGAACAGGTGGCATAGCCTTGGGGTGTAGTCACGCCTGCGGCTCCTTTCGGTCGTTCCCGCGGGTCCTTTCGGTCACTCCCGCGGGTCCTTTCGGTCACTCCCGCGGGTCCTTTCGGTCATTCCCGCGGCTCCTTTCCGTCATTCCTGCGGCTCCTTTCCGTCATTCCCGCGGGTCCCTTCCGTCATTCCCGCGAAGGCGGGAATCCAGACGCGCAGGTTTTCGCAAGAGGCGAAACGTCAGAGGTTCTGGATTCCCGCCTTCGCGGGAATGACGGTGGGGGGACATGGAAGGGGAAGGAAGCGCGAACGGTAGATCCTGCTGACTCTTGAAGCGGCCGGCGCGTGCTGTCATCATGGCGTCACGCCGGGGAGCGAAAGCACGCGGCACGACCTAGCGAGGTAAGGGGGACGTTCTGACGTGTTCCATCCCGACCTGATGCGGCACCCGGACTCCTGTCCGACCCTGGTGCTCAATGCCGATTACACGCCGCTCTCTTATTATCCGCTCAGCATCTGGCCGTGGCAGACCGCGGTGAAGGCGGTGTTTCTCGAGCGCGTCGATATCGTCGCGCATTACGAGCGCGAGGTGCGCAGCCCCAACCTGACGATGCGCTTGCCGTCGGTGATCGCGCTGCGACAGTTCGTGAAGCCGTCGCAATTCCCGGCCTTCACGCGCTTCAACCTGTTCCTGCGCGATACCTTCGCCTGCCAATATTGCGGCAGCCACGTCCGCGACCTGACGTTCGATCACGTCGTGCCGCGTGCGCAGGGCGGGCGGACGACGTGGGAAAACGTCGTCACCGCCTGCGCGCCGTGCAACCTGAAGAAGGGCGGGCGGACGCCGAAACAGGCGGCGATGCCGCTGCCGATCGAGCCGATCCGCCCGACGAGCTGGCAGTTGCAGGAACATGGGCGTCGCTTTCCGCCGAATTATCTGCATGAGACGTGGCACGACTGGCTCTACTGGGATGTTGAGCTGGACGCTTGAGGGAGTTTCGACGGACATGCGGGTGATGGTGGTGGTTGCGGGCGCGCTTGCGCTTGCCGCATGTTCGAAGCCCAAGGAGCCCTCTCCCGAGGAACAGGCGGCGCTGTCCAATTACGTCCCGCCGTTCGTCATGTCGCGGCTCGACTTCGGCGGCGTGGTGGAGCGGCGGTTCCGCCGGCTCGACGTCAACAACGACGACAAGCTGACGCGGAACGAAGTTTCCAAGCGGCTGCTGCCGCGCTTCGACGAAATCGACCTCAACAAGGATGGCGCGATCTCGAACGAGGAATGGAGCGCGTGGATGATGAAGCGGTTCGACGCGCAGGACATCAACCACGACGGCACCGTGACCAGCGACGAGCGGGAGCGCGCGCGTGAGATG includes:
- a CDS encoding HNH endonuclease encodes the protein MFHPDLMRHPDSCPTLVLNADYTPLSYYPLSIWPWQTAVKAVFLERVDIVAHYEREVRSPNLTMRLPSVIALRQFVKPSQFPAFTRFNLFLRDTFACQYCGSHVRDLTFDHVVPRAQGGRTTWENVVTACAPCNLKKGGRTPKQAAMPLPIEPIRPTSWQLQEHGRRFPPNYLHETWHDWLYWDVELDA